The following proteins come from a genomic window of Candidatus Eisenbacteria bacterium:
- a CDS encoding DUF2723 domain-containing protein: MGEVNETAFDRMGGRTGSARSLGGDGWTALVVLVIVAAVYGITMAPNVSFWDSGEFIAAGYILGIPHPPGTPLYVLVGRIFALLPFGIPAVRINLLSAVTGAAAAYFLFLSLAVVGRRIVPADGDRTDRRTYRLGAAVGALFAAFGSTCWTNATEAEVYAPSLLVICLSLWLLLRWHERCGEERDRKPLLLIGYVLSLSIGVHLGTYLALPAFLLFVLAVDRRAILDGRFLALLLFLTLLGVTVHFYLPIRSAMNPSIDEANPETRQALLDFLLRKQYKPNNPFVRQASWSFQFDMFWGYFRDQYGRFLPLLGVLGLAVHLRRDRRTFPLFATLFLITSLFLIFYMNFTDHEVRERDYFFAPSFFFWGGWMGLGAAFLFERLRRVLRRTSLPGGIVTRPAAALLLLLPFGVCVMHFQSHDRRGNLIANDYAWNILSSLDPNAVIFTNGDNDTFPLWYLQEVEGVRRDVRVVNLALLNTDWYIWQLKNLEPRVPFSWTDEEVKRLRPYRTKEGEVVLVKDLAIMDIARANRWKRPLYFAVTVADLMGLDEQKRLSLEGLVYRLVPEELTQLLDTERCERNLWKIYRYRGILDETGALDRKVARNRNQVKLITNYSTAFGRLAIQYRNEGRYEESIRNMEMAGRITPGYRVYEALMGPLLVEAERYEEAETLFLRQLAQAPESIGPHLGLAFIREKEGAKDEAESHYREAIHYRPTNRESYVRLTRLLVERGDWEGARETLREWLAIHPDDTVIQGQLGEVERVLERAKREKEGR; the protein is encoded by the coding sequence GAATTCATCGCCGCCGGATACATCCTCGGGATCCCCCACCCGCCCGGTACGCCGCTCTACGTGCTCGTCGGGCGGATCTTCGCCCTTCTCCCCTTCGGGATTCCCGCGGTTCGGATCAATCTCCTCTCGGCGGTCACCGGCGCGGCGGCGGCCTATTTTCTCTTTCTCTCCCTCGCCGTGGTCGGCCGGAGGATCGTGCCGGCGGACGGGGACCGAACCGATCGCCGGACGTACCGTCTCGGCGCGGCGGTGGGGGCGCTCTTCGCCGCTTTCGGCTCCACCTGTTGGACCAACGCCACCGAAGCGGAGGTGTACGCGCCGAGCCTTCTGGTGATCTGCCTCTCCCTCTGGCTCCTTCTGCGCTGGCACGAGCGGTGCGGAGAGGAGAGGGACCGCAAGCCCCTTCTCCTGATCGGATACGTGCTCAGCCTCTCCATCGGCGTGCACCTGGGCACCTACCTGGCGCTCCCCGCCTTCCTCCTCTTCGTGCTTGCCGTGGACAGGCGGGCGATCCTGGACGGGCGGTTCCTGGCGCTTCTCCTCTTTCTCACGCTCCTCGGCGTGACGGTGCACTTCTATCTCCCCATACGGTCCGCCATGAACCCGTCCATCGACGAGGCGAACCCGGAGACGCGACAGGCGCTGCTCGACTTCCTGCTTCGGAAGCAGTACAAGCCGAACAATCCCTTCGTCCGGCAGGCGAGCTGGTCTTTCCAGTTCGACATGTTCTGGGGGTATTTTCGCGACCAATACGGTCGATTCCTCCCCCTGCTCGGCGTTCTCGGCCTCGCCGTCCATCTCCGCAGGGATCGCCGGACTTTTCCGCTCTTCGCGACCCTTTTTCTGATCACCAGTCTCTTCCTCATTTTCTACATGAACTTTACGGATCATGAGGTTCGGGAGAGGGACTACTTTTTCGCTCCTTCCTTCTTCTTCTGGGGCGGATGGATGGGGCTCGGAGCGGCGTTTCTTTTCGAGCGGCTCCGGCGCGTCCTTCGGAGGACGAGCCTCCCCGGGGGTATCGTGACGCGGCCCGCGGCCGCCCTGCTCCTGCTGCTCCCCTTCGGCGTGTGCGTGATGCACTTCCAGAGCCACGATCGGAGGGGGAACCTGATCGCCAACGACTACGCCTGGAACATCCTGAGTTCCCTCGATCCGAACGCGGTGATTTTCACCAACGGCGACAACGACACCTTCCCGCTCTGGTATCTGCAGGAAGTGGAGGGAGTGCGCCGGGACGTTCGCGTGGTGAACCTGGCGCTTCTGAACACCGATTGGTACATCTGGCAGCTGAAAAACCTGGAGCCCCGCGTCCCCTTCAGTTGGACCGACGAAGAGGTGAAACGTCTTCGCCCCTACAGGACCAAGGAAGGGGAAGTGGTGCTCGTCAAGGACCTGGCGATCATGGACATCGCCCGCGCCAACCGGTGGAAACGGCCTCTCTATTTCGCCGTCACCGTGGCGGACCTGATGGGGCTGGACGAGCAGAAACGCCTCAGCCTCGAGGGGCTCGTGTACCGCCTCGTCCCGGAGGAGCTGACTCAGCTGCTCGACACGGAGCGTTGCGAGAGGAACCTCTGGAAGATCTACCGCTACCGGGGGATTCTGGACGAGACGGGCGCTCTCGACCGGAAGGTGGCGCGAAATCGCAACCAGGTGAAGTTGATCACCAACTACTCGACCGCCTTCGGGCGATTGGCGATTCAATACCGGAACGAGGGGCGCTACGAAGAGTCGATCCGGAACATGGAGATGGCCGGCAGGATCACCCCCGGATATCGTGTGTACGAGGCGCTGATGGGGCCTCTACTCGTGGAAGCGGAGCGATACGAAGAAGCGGAAACTCTCTTTCTCCGGCAGCTCGCCCAGGCGCCCGAATCGATCGGTCCCCATCTGGGACTCGCCTTCATCCGCGAGAAGGAGGGGGCGAAGGACGAGGCGGAGAGCCACTACCGCGAGGCGATCCATTACCGCCCCACCAACCGGGAATCGTATGTGAGGCTGACGCGTCTCCTCGTCGAGCGGGGAGATTGGGAGGGAGCCCGCGAAACGCTGCGGGAGTGGCTCGCCATCCATCCCGACGACACCGTGATCCAGGGGCAGCTGGGCGAAGTGGAGCGTGTCTTGGAGCGCGCGAAACGGGAGAAGGAGGGACGATGA
- a CDS encoding GDP-mannose 4,6-dehydratase, translated as MKERDGRVPARALVTGAAGFIGSHLAEALVRGGWTVTGIDSFTDYYDPLRKEKNVASLLRSDRFRLFREDLLDADTDRLLEGIDVVFHQAAQAGVRASWGTEFDRYVTANILATQKLLEAARRFPLRRFVFASSSSVYGNAEELPVREDSVKRPHSPYGVTKLAAEHLGHLYRMNHGVPFTALRYFTVIGPRQRPDMALFRLLRAAYGGDPLPLYGGGGQTRDFTYVSDIVDANLAAAEREAPRGAYNLGGGERVSMNRLIEIVAQTTGREVPVLRSDWQKGDVRDTWADCSAAREDLGFVPRVSLQEGVEKTAAWYREGPGAGG; from the coding sequence ATGAAAGAACGGGACGGCCGCGTGCCCGCGAGAGCGCTGGTCACGGGAGCGGCGGGGTTCATCGGGTCCCACCTGGCGGAGGCGCTCGTCCGCGGAGGGTGGACGGTGACGGGCATCGACTCCTTCACCGATTACTACGACCCGCTCCGCAAAGAGAAGAACGTCGCCTCCCTTCTGCGGTCCGATCGTTTCCGCCTCTTCCGAGAGGATCTCCTCGACGCCGACACGGACCGCCTTTTGGAGGGGATCGATGTGGTCTTCCACCAGGCGGCGCAGGCGGGCGTGCGCGCCAGCTGGGGGACCGAGTTCGACCGTTATGTCACGGCGAATATCCTCGCTACGCAGAAACTACTCGAGGCGGCCCGCCGTTTCCCCTTGCGCCGTTTCGTGTTCGCCTCCTCTTCGTCCGTCTACGGAAACGCGGAGGAACTGCCGGTTCGAGAGGATTCGGTGAAACGTCCCCACTCCCCCTACGGCGTCACCAAACTCGCGGCGGAACACCTGGGGCATCTTTATCGGATGAACCACGGGGTTCCCTTTACCGCGCTTCGCTATTTCACGGTGATCGGTCCCCGCCAAAGGCCGGACATGGCCCTCTTCCGCCTGCTCCGGGCCGCCTATGGCGGTGATCCTCTCCCCCTCTACGGGGGCGGCGGGCAGACACGGGACTTCACCTATGTGTCGGACATCGTGGATGCGAACCTGGCGGCGGCGGAGAGGGAGGCGCCCCGGGGCGCGTACAATTTGGGCGGCGGCGAGAGGGTCTCCATGAACCGCTTGATCGAAATCGTCGCCCAGACGACGGGTCGCGAGGTCCCGGTCCTCCGTTCGGACTGGCAGAAGGGGGACGTGCGCGACACGTGGGCGGACTGTTCCGCGGCGCGGGAGGACCTCGGCTTCGTCCCGCGCGTTTCCTTGCAGGAAGGGGTGGAGAAGACGGCGGCCTGGTACCGGGAGGGGCCGGGGGCCGGGGGCTGA
- a CDS encoding glycosyltransferase, whose amino-acid sequence MEERGRAKEPVFSVVVPAYNAAERIGAVVRAAGGQRGLRGETEVIVVDDGSSDGTAVEAADAGARVIRQENSGPAAARNRGWREAAGDPIFFTDSDCYPAPDWAARLSALLREEGAGAAGGSYDAANGDSLLAACVQEEIALRHRRMGREVRFLGSYNLAVPRRVLEETGGFDESYRRASGEDNDLSYRIRETGRRLLFDPEARVAHEHPERLGRYLKEQARHGYWRMKLYREHPEKMSGDDYSGFADFIEPPSALLALASIPFLAWGPARLLFALSAGTLLLTAALPTAAILRRKGDPRLAAFLPVRFLRSFARGIGMSAGVARFWIGAGRRGGEG is encoded by the coding sequence ATGGAGGAACGTGGGCGCGCGAAGGAGCCGGTTTTTTCGGTTGTCGTTCCGGCATACAACGCCGCGGAGAGGATCGGCGCGGTGGTGCGCGCCGCCGGAGGGCAGCGCGGGTTGCGCGGCGAGACGGAGGTGATCGTCGTGGACGACGGCTCCTCCGACGGCACCGCCGTCGAGGCGGCCGATGCGGGCGCGCGCGTGATCCGACAAGAAAACAGCGGACCCGCGGCGGCGCGAAACCGCGGCTGGAGGGAGGCGGCGGGCGATCCGATCTTCTTCACCGATTCGGACTGCTACCCGGCGCCGGATTGGGCGGCCCGTCTATCGGCGCTCCTCCGGGAGGAGGGGGCCGGAGCGGCGGGAGGCTCCTATGACGCGGCCAACGGCGACTCTCTCCTCGCGGCGTGCGTGCAGGAGGAGATCGCCCTCCGCCACCGGCGGATGGGGCGCGAGGTTCGTTTCCTCGGCTCCTACAACCTCGCCGTTCCGCGGCGGGTGCTGGAGGAGACGGGTGGCTTCGACGAGAGCTACCGCCGGGCGAGCGGCGAGGACAACGACCTCTCCTACCGGATCCGCGAGACGGGGCGCCGGCTTCTCTTCGATCCCGAGGCGCGGGTCGCGCACGAGCACCCCGAACGTCTCGGCCGTTATTTGAAGGAACAGGCGCGGCACGGGTACTGGAGAATGAAGCTGTACCGCGAACACCCGGAAAAGATGAGCGGCGACGATTACAGCGGCTTCGCCGATTTCATCGAGCCCCCCTCCGCCCTCCTCGCCCTCGCGTCGATTCCCTTCCTCGCCTGGGGACCGGCGCGGCTCCTCTTCGCCCTCTCGGCCGGTACGCTTCTCCTCACCGCCGCCCTCCCGACCGCGGCGATCCTCCGGCGAAAAGGCGATCCGCGGCTCGCCGCCTTCCTGCCGGTCCGTTTCCTCCGCTCCTTCGCCCGCGGGATCGGCATGTCCGCCGGCGTCGCCCGCTTCTGGATCGGCGCCGGCCGGCGCGGAGGGGAGGGATGA
- a CDS encoding glycosyltransferase family 2 protein produces the protein MSGGVVALVPAWNEEGTVGRVVREIREALPGAMVVVIDDGSEDDTAGAARRAGAVVLRLPHNLGIGAAMQTGYRYAREKGFDAAVQVDGDGQHIPAEIPRLLEALEEGADLAVGSRFHERGDYRSPWARRAGILFFSLTVSLLAGRRFRDTTSGFRAANRRVIEFFAREYPSDYPEPEAILILSRAGYAVREVPARLRERGGGSSSITAVRGVYYMIKVFLALVMGTLRRAPRKGGGE, from the coding sequence ATGAGCGGCGGCGTGGTGGCGCTTGTTCCGGCGTGGAACGAGGAGGGGACCGTGGGCCGCGTGGTCCGGGAGATCCGTGAGGCGTTGCCGGGGGCGATGGTGGTGGTGATCGACGACGGTTCCGAGGACGACACGGCGGGCGCGGCGCGGCGCGCGGGCGCGGTGGTGCTCCGCCTCCCCCACAACCTCGGCATCGGCGCGGCGATGCAGACCGGTTACCGTTACGCCCGGGAAAAGGGATTCGACGCGGCGGTGCAGGTGGACGGCGACGGACAACATATCCCCGCCGAGATCCCCCGCCTTCTCGAGGCGCTCGAAGAGGGGGCGGATCTGGCGGTGGGCTCCCGCTTTCACGAGCGGGGGGATTACCGTTCCCCGTGGGCGCGCCGCGCCGGCATCCTTTTCTTCTCCCTTACGGTTTCCCTTCTAGCGGGCCGCCGTTTCCGGGACACCACCAGCGGTTTCCGGGCGGCGAACCGCCGGGTGATCGAATTCTTCGCCCGCGAGTATCCCAGCGACTACCCGGAGCCGGAGGCGATCCTGATCCTCTCGCGGGCCGGCTACGCGGTGCGGGAGGTGCCCGCCCGTCTCAGGGAACGCGGCGGCGGCAGCTCGTCGATCACGGCGGTTCGCGGTGTTTACTACATGATCAAAGTTTTTCTCGCCCTCGTGATGGGCACGCTTCGGCGGGCGCCGCGCAAGGGAGGAGGCGAGTGA
- a CDS encoding DUF2304 domain-containing protein: protein MSQIQIVSIGGSLALLLIILELIRKGKLAEEYSLLWIATGAVLLLLSIWRGILDAFARVVGVYYPPSALFLVGFGFMLLLILHFSIVLSRLTRNNRNLAQTVALLERKLEEREEEKRGGGSHGEDETTRAR, encoded by the coding sequence ATGAGCCAAATCCAGATCGTCTCGATCGGCGGGTCGCTGGCGCTTCTGCTGATCATTCTCGAGTTGATCCGGAAGGGAAAACTGGCCGAAGAGTACAGCCTTCTCTGGATCGCCACCGGGGCGGTGCTGCTCCTGCTGTCGATCTGGCGGGGGATCCTCGATGCCTTTGCGCGCGTGGTGGGCGTCTATTACCCGCCCTCGGCGCTCTTTCTCGTCGGTTTCGGTTTCATGCTGCTCCTGATTCTTCACTTCTCGATCGTTCTGAGTCGTCTCACCCGGAACAACCGGAATCTGGCCCAAACGGTGGCCCTGCTCGAGAGAAAGCTGGAGGAACGGGAGGAGGAAAAACGGGGAGGGGGTTCCCATGGCGAAGATGAAACGACCCGGGCCCGTTAA
- a CDS encoding tetratricopeptide repeat protein has translation MAKMKRPGPVKEKPRLPAFPRWAFPAVMAASLLIGWGIRNFDLGADPPASISWSQGPFTDGAVVVHNARNAVLFGEWILKDDYCRDVALFPLSNMAVYPVFRAFGVGRRQAAWPNTVFGSLSILLVALALWAAYGKGKALLWAVAASFNYFLIMFQRIPIAEPAMIFLMALSFLFFCLSERGKRYVILSGAFAAAAPLFGKAHAYYFPAVLLATYLLTGGKRDPRRRSARFAAAGMAIVAALWFLLLFLPYGEYITAHVLHESVNKHGGGAVATIRAVLQNAVIMGSYTKMNERMPAAALLGFFGLVGLLSRGRRFLTEEPPATVFLFLWLVTGWFAIALVKLPAPRYLSALAFPILFFAVSALERLWEGRPIVWKHPRSLLGGLLTAGLVLFLFYQPLAAFGTLTLEKLRNSSWGIGVYEFFIQRERYDELALFCLAEALVLLVLAYGLFSLRGMNRPVRFPLNRKRGRIVAGVLGAILLFLNIGNWVYWAETRTHLVRDASRDLGDWLGPNARLMGSYAPTLGLDNTIRVFPYFGGLGDKDVFRKYGVTHVVVVSQGDHGIVKNDYPSIFDAWSMVLSYPLMSKYSDTMGIFRLPSEVDGARVNDYEPSLFERAVDVAKESRWEDALALLQRFREEKPDNADGYYLIGFMYNELGGTEQAEAAIAHAIDLRPERPGYALKLGEIYARMGRVAEARAWMERAYFMNPRDQAVLAALQSLDRAARSTPR, from the coding sequence ATGGCGAAGATGAAACGACCCGGGCCCGTTAAGGAGAAGCCTCGCCTGCCGGCTTTTCCCCGTTGGGCTTTCCCTGCGGTGATGGCTGCGTCGCTGCTCATCGGGTGGGGAATCCGCAACTTCGATCTCGGGGCGGATCCGCCCGCGTCGATCAGTTGGAGCCAGGGACCCTTTACCGACGGCGCGGTGGTGGTGCACAACGCCCGCAACGCCGTTCTTTTCGGCGAGTGGATCCTGAAGGACGATTACTGCCGGGACGTCGCCCTCTTTCCGCTCTCCAACATGGCGGTCTACCCGGTCTTCCGCGCCTTCGGCGTCGGGCGCCGCCAGGCGGCGTGGCCGAACACGGTCTTCGGCTCCCTGTCGATCCTTCTCGTCGCCCTCGCGCTCTGGGCCGCATACGGGAAAGGAAAGGCGCTTCTCTGGGCGGTCGCCGCCTCCTTCAATTATTTCCTGATCATGTTTCAGAGGATCCCCATCGCGGAGCCGGCGATGATCTTTCTGATGGCGCTCTCTTTCCTCTTCTTTTGTCTCTCCGAGAGGGGGAAACGGTACGTCATTCTCTCCGGCGCCTTCGCGGCGGCGGCGCCTCTCTTCGGCAAGGCGCACGCCTACTACTTTCCGGCGGTTCTTCTCGCGACGTATCTCCTGACGGGAGGAAAGCGGGATCCGCGCCGGCGGAGCGCCCGGTTCGCCGCGGCGGGCATGGCGATCGTGGCGGCGCTCTGGTTCCTGTTGCTCTTTCTCCCCTACGGCGAATACATCACCGCCCACGTGCTCCACGAATCGGTGAACAAGCACGGGGGCGGAGCGGTGGCGACGATCCGTGCCGTGTTGCAGAACGCCGTCATCATGGGGAGCTACACCAAGATGAACGAGCGGATGCCGGCGGCGGCCCTGCTCGGCTTTTTCGGCCTCGTGGGGCTTCTCTCGCGCGGTCGTCGCTTTCTCACGGAGGAGCCGCCGGCCACGGTGTTCCTCTTTCTCTGGCTCGTCACCGGATGGTTCGCGATCGCCTTGGTGAAACTCCCGGCCCCCCGCTATCTTTCGGCGCTCGCCTTCCCGATCCTGTTTTTCGCCGTGAGCGCCCTGGAACGCTTGTGGGAGGGGAGGCCGATCGTCTGGAAGCACCCGCGTTCCCTTCTCGGCGGGCTGCTCACCGCGGGTTTGGTTCTCTTTCTCTTCTACCAACCCCTCGCCGCCTTCGGCACACTGACATTGGAGAAGCTGCGGAACTCGTCGTGGGGAATCGGGGTCTACGAGTTCTTCATTCAGAGAGAGCGCTACGACGAATTGGCCCTTTTCTGCCTGGCGGAGGCGTTGGTTCTTCTCGTCCTCGCTTACGGCCTCTTCTCCCTGCGCGGCATGAACCGACCCGTGCGCTTTCCCCTCAACCGGAAACGGGGGCGGATTGTCGCGGGCGTTCTGGGGGCGATTCTCCTCTTCTTGAACATCGGGAACTGGGTCTACTGGGCGGAGACGCGCACGCACCTCGTGAGGGACGCCTCCCGGGACCTCGGCGACTGGCTCGGGCCGAACGCCCGCCTCATGGGGTCCTACGCCCCCACACTCGGTCTGGACAACACGATCCGCGTCTTCCCCTATTTCGGTGGCCTGGGGGACAAGGACGTCTTCCGTAAATACGGGGTCACGCACGTGGTGGTGGTGAGCCAGGGGGACCACGGGATCGTCAAGAACGACTACCCGTCGATCTTCGATGCGTGGAGCATGGTGCTTTCCTATCCGCTCATGAGCAAGTACTCCGACACCATGGGGATCTTCCGGCTCCCTTCGGAGGTCGATGGGGCGAGGGTCAACGACTACGAACCCTCCCTCTTCGAGCGGGCGGTGGACGTCGCCAAGGAAAGCCGTTGGGAGGACGCCCTCGCGCTTCTTCAACGTTTCCGCGAGGAGAAGCCGGATAACGCGGACGGGTACTATCTCATCGGATTCATGTACAATGAGTTGGGCGGCACGGAGCAGGCGGAGGCCGCCATCGCGCATGCGATCGATCTCCGGCCCGAGCGTCCCGGATACGCTCTGAAGCTGGGCGAGATCTACGCCCGGATGGGGCGTGTCGCCGAGGCGCGGGCTTGGATGGAGCGAGCCTATTTCATGAACCCGCGGGATCAGGCGGTGCTGGCGGCGCTCCAAAGCCTCGATCGAGCGGCGCGGAGCACTCCGCGCTAG
- a CDS encoding glycosyltransferase family 2 protein: MDLTVLIPLYNEEASLRELKERVASELDRGGYRGEILFVDDGSHDGSFEVIEEMAAGDDRVRAIKFRSNFGKAAALDAGFREARGRMVITMDADLQDDPAEIPKLIARLEEGYDVVSGWKKKRHDPITKTVPSKFFNLVTAAVTGIRIHDFNCGLKAYRAPVVREVRLYGELHRYIPALAGWKGFRVGEMVVTHHPRRHGRSKYGPKRFLAGFLDLLTVMLLTKFTVKPLHLFGLVGSLMGFGGVMISLYMVSLKIRYGDVQGRVPLLSFAVLLIIMGMQFLSTGLLAEMIASRRAGQETHYSIERRLGR, from the coding sequence TTGGATCTGACGGTCCTGATTCCGCTCTACAACGAGGAGGCCTCTCTGCGCGAGCTGAAGGAGCGGGTGGCCTCCGAATTGGACCGCGGCGGCTACCGGGGGGAGATCCTCTTCGTGGACGACGGATCCCACGACGGCTCCTTCGAGGTGATCGAGGAGATGGCCGCCGGCGACGACCGCGTCCGGGCGATCAAGTTTCGGAGCAACTTCGGCAAGGCCGCCGCCCTGGACGCCGGCTTTCGCGAGGCCCGCGGCCGGATGGTGATCACCATGGACGCGGACCTCCAGGACGATCCCGCCGAGATCCCGAAGCTGATCGCGCGCCTCGAAGAGGGATACGACGTCGTGTCGGGGTGGAAGAAGAAGAGGCACGACCCGATCACCAAGACTGTGCCGTCCAAGTTCTTCAACCTGGTGACCGCCGCCGTCACCGGGATCCGGATCCACGACTTCAACTGCGGACTGAAGGCTTACCGCGCGCCGGTGGTGCGCGAGGTCCGTCTTTACGGCGAGCTGCACCGTTATATCCCCGCCCTGGCGGGTTGGAAGGGATTCCGCGTCGGCGAGATGGTCGTCACCCACCACCCGCGCCGCCACGGCCGTTCCAAGTACGGTCCCAAACGGTTCCTCGCCGGATTCCTGGATCTTCTGACGGTGATGCTCCTCACCAAGTTCACCGTCAAGCCGCTCCACCTCTTCGGGCTCGTCGGCTCCCTGATGGGCTTCGGCGGCGTGATGATCAGCCTCTACATGGTGTCTCTGAAGATCCGTTACGGGGACGTGCAGGGGCGCGTACCGCTCCTCTCCTTCGCGGTCCTCCTCATTATCATGGGGATGCAGTTCCTCTCCACGGGATTGCTCGCGGAGATGATCGCCAGTCGCCGCGCGGGCCAAGAGACGCATTACTCCATCGAAAGGCGGCTGGGCCGTTGA
- a CDS encoding glycosyltransferase family 4 protein: MKIFVQTIYFPPRLGGIENHAYYLCRGLARRGHEVRVVTSRTEPESAVREREGNMTIRRVFLPNRSPLGWTVNAAASFPAALREGWGAEMLHAHTFQSVPPVLPVRWLRRTPLVVTIHSSHFLRMVKKAHWRVVFRAMLRSADLILATSDELADACRLVAPGKRIEPVVNGIDTELFRPVEPSLERGEGRRILVTTRRLVKKNGVRYLIDAMPAILEKNDCDLYLAGIGPEREDLDRRVAGHGIGERVHFLGGVPNRELPALLSSADAVVIPSLVEATSLSALEAMSCERPMAVSRVGGLPEIIDESCGVLFRSGDPADLAEKVNGLLARPEEERRALGREGRRRVAGKWSIDALVERHEAFFREVLEGKNIHG, from the coding sequence TTGAAAATTTTTGTGCAAACGATTTATTTCCCTCCGCGCCTCGGCGGGATCGAGAACCACGCCTATTACCTTTGCCGCGGCCTCGCCCGGCGGGGGCACGAGGTCCGGGTGGTCACCTCCCGCACCGAGCCGGAATCGGCGGTACGGGAGCGGGAGGGGAACATGACGATCCGGCGGGTCTTCCTGCCGAACCGGAGCCCGCTCGGCTGGACGGTAAACGCCGCCGCCTCCTTTCCGGCCGCGCTCCGTGAGGGGTGGGGTGCGGAGATGCTGCACGCCCACACATTCCAGTCCGTGCCGCCGGTCCTCCCGGTCCGATGGCTCCGCCGAACCCCTCTGGTGGTCACCATCCATTCCTCCCATTTTCTTCGCATGGTGAAGAAGGCGCATTGGAGGGTGGTGTTCCGCGCGATGCTCCGGTCCGCGGACCTGATTCTCGCCACGAGCGACGAGTTGGCCGACGCCTGCCGCCTCGTGGCGCCTGGGAAGAGGATCGAGCCGGTGGTGAACGGGATCGACACCGAGCTTTTCCGTCCCGTGGAGCCGAGCCTGGAACGCGGGGAAGGAAGGCGGATCCTGGTCACCACGCGGAGGCTGGTGAAGAAAAACGGCGTCCGCTACCTGATCGACGCCATGCCCGCGATCCTGGAAAAGAACGACTGTGACCTGTATCTTGCGGGCATCGGACCGGAACGGGAGGATCTGGACCGCCGGGTGGCCGGCCACGGCATCGGAGAACGGGTGCATTTCCTCGGCGGCGTTCCGAACCGGGAACTGCCGGCGCTCCTCTCCTCCGCCGACGCTGTGGTGATCCCCTCGCTTGTGGAGGCCACGTCGCTCTCGGCGTTGGAGGCGATGTCCTGTGAGCGACCGATGGCGGTCTCCCGCGTCGGCGGGCTGCCGGAAATCATCGACGAAAGCTGCGGGGTCCTCTTCCGGAGCGGCGATCCCGCGGACCTGGCGGAGAAGGTGAACGGCCTCCTGGCGCGTCCCGAAGAGGAGCGGCGCGCCCTCGGAAGAGAGGGACGGCGGCGGGTCGCGGGGAAATGGAGCATCGACGCCTTGGTGGAGCGCCACGAGGCGTTTTTCCGCGAGGTCCTGGAAGGGAAGAACATTCATGGGTAA
- the wecB gene encoding UDP-N-acetylglucosamine 2-epimerase (non-hydrolyzing): MGKRWTVAVVIGTRPEAIKMAPVVLSFRESDAPVRVVTVLTAQHREMSDEVLRLFRIEPDQDLNVMRPGQSLFETIARLLPGLERVYREEKPDLVLVQGDTTTTFVGGLAAYYLRVPVGHVEAGLRTRDKHNPFPEEINRRLTTVVADLHFAPTETARRALLAEGVPEKSIHVTGNTVIDALFRTLRETGEGGKEELLPAGLDRSRRWVLVTSHRRENWGAPLESICGALSDLTERYGDLEVIYPVHPNPNVRRTTDRLLRGRERIHLIEPLDYVRFVHLMNEAHLLITDSGGVQEEAPSLGKPVLVIREKTERPEAVEAGTVRLVGTDRERIVAEASRLLDSPEAYEAMARRHNPYGDGKACPRIVRAVTDWLSHERG, encoded by the coding sequence ATGGGTAAGCGATGGACCGTGGCGGTGGTGATCGGCACCCGGCCGGAGGCGATCAAGATGGCGCCGGTGGTGCTCTCCTTCCGCGAGAGCGACGCGCCGGTCCGCGTGGTGACTGTTCTCACCGCCCAGCATCGGGAGATGTCCGACGAGGTCCTCCGCCTCTTCCGCATCGAACCGGACCAAGACCTGAACGTCATGCGCCCCGGTCAGAGTCTCTTCGAAACCATCGCCCGCCTTCTCCCCGGCCTGGAGAGGGTCTATCGGGAGGAGAAGCCGGACCTGGTGCTGGTCCAGGGGGACACGACCACCACCTTCGTGGGAGGGCTGGCCGCCTACTATCTCCGCGTGCCGGTGGGGCACGTGGAGGCGGGTCTCCGGACGCGGGACAAACACAATCCCTTCCCGGAGGAGATCAACCGCCGTCTCACGACCGTGGTCGCGGATCTCCACTTCGCCCCCACCGAAACGGCGCGCCGCGCGCTCCTCGCCGAAGGGGTGCCGGAAAAGAGCATCCACGTTACGGGCAACACGGTGATCGACGCCCTCTTCCGAACCCTCCGAGAGACCGGGGAGGGGGGGAAGGAGGAACTCCTTCCGGCCGGCTTGGATCGCTCCCGGCGCTGGGTGCTGGTCACCTCGCACCGCCGCGAGAACTGGGGGGCGCCCCTCGAATCGATCTGCGGCGCCCTGAGCGACCTCACGGAACGCTACGGCGACCTGGAGGTGATTTATCCGGTTCATCCGAACCCGAACGTCCGGCGTACCACCGACCGTCTCCTCCGGGGGCGGGAGAGGATCCACTTGATCGAGCCCCTCGACTATGTCCGCTTCGTGCACCTCATGAACGAGGCGCATCTCCTGATCACCGACTCGGGCGGCGTGCAGGAGGAGGCGCCCTCACTCGGCAAACCGGTGCTGGTCATTCGGGAGAAGACGGAGCGCCCCGAGGCGGTCGAGGCGGGCACGGTGCGCCTGGTCGGCACGGATCGGGAGAGGATCGTCGCGGAGGCGTCCCGCCTGCTCGACTCGCCCGAGGCGTACGAGGCGATGGCGCGGCGGCACAACCCGTACGGAGACGGCAAAGCCTGCCCACGCATCGTTCGCGCCGTGACGGACTGGTTGAGCCATGAAAGGGGGTAG